In Arachis hypogaea cultivar Tifrunner chromosome 17, arahy.Tifrunner.gnm2.J5K5, whole genome shotgun sequence, a single window of DNA contains:
- the LOC112764260 gene encoding sulfate transporter 1.3 encodes MSSMGASAEENLETKQMDERSFSISSSQGQQQAPPYVHKVGIPPRQNLFQEFKATIKETFFADDPLRSFKDQPKSRKFVLGIEALFPILNWGRSYNLKKFRGDLISGLTIASLCIPQDIGYAKLAKLQPEYGLYSSFVPPLIYAVMGSSRDIAIGPVAVVSLLLGTSLSNEIDPTTHPEEYLRLAFTATFFAGITQATLGIFRLGFLIDFLSHAAIVGFMGGAAITIALQQLKGFLGIQTKNFTKKTDIVNVMHSVVSTAHHGWNWETILIGASFLGFLLFAKFIGKKNKKFFWVPAIAPLICVILSTFFVFITRADKHGVEIVRNIKKGINPSSVKEIYFTGDYLGKGFRIGVMAGMIALTEAVAIGRTFASVKDYQLDGNKEMVALGAMNVVGSMTSCYVATGSFSRSAVNFMAGCQTAVSNIVMSVVVFLTLEFITPLFHYTPNAILSSIIISAVINLVDYQAAILIWKIDKFDFVACMGAFFGVVFATVEIGLLIAVSISFAKILLQVTRPRTCILGKIPRTTVYRNIHQYPEASKVPGVLIVRVDSAIYFSNSNYVKERILRWLMDEEEQGKGDYQTRIQFLIVEMSPVTDIDTSGIHALEELHRSLEKRDVELVLANPGPVVIDKIYTSKLANMIGENKIFLTVAEAVAYCSPKLAEDP; translated from the exons ATGTCTTCAATGGGTGCTTCAGCTGAAGAGAACCTTGAAACAAAACAGATggatgagagaagcttttcaataTCTTCATCACAAGGCCAACAACAGGCACCACCATATGTGCACAAAGTGGGAATTCCTCCACGACAGAACCTGTTCCAAGAATTCAAGGCAACCATCAAGGAGACATTCTTTGCTGATGATCCTCTAAGATCCTTCAAGGACCAACCGAAATCGCGAAAGTTCGTCCTCGGTATTGAGGCCTTGTTCCCCATACTCAACTGGGGGAGAAGTTATAACCTTAAGAAGTTTAGAGGAGATCTTATATCTGGCCTAACTATTGCGAGTCTTTGCATTCCCCAG GATATCGGATATGCCAAGCTTGCAAAGTTGCAACCAGAATATGGACTGT ACTCAAGCTTTGTTCCACCACTAATCTATGCTGTCATGGGTAGCTCCCGTGATATCGCAATAGGACCAGTGGCAGTGGTTTCTCTCTTGTTGGGAACCTCACTTAGTAATGAGATTGATCCTACTACACATCCAGAGGAATATCTGAGACTTGCCTTCACAGCCACTTTCTTTGCTGGGATTACTCAAGCAACACTTGGGATTTTCAG gTTGGGATTCTTGATTGACTTCCTGTCCCATGCAGCTATTGTTGGTTTTATGGGGGGTGCTGCCATCACCATTGCCCTTCAACAACTTAAGGGCTTTCTTGGGATTCAaacaaaaaatttcacaaaaaaaactGATATTGTCAATGTGATGCATTCAGTAGTCTCCACAGCCCATCATGGA TGGAATTGGGAAACTATACTCATTGGAGCAAGCTTCTTGGGTTTTCTTCTATTTGCCAAATTCATT ggaaagaagaataaaaagttCTTCTGGGTGCCAGCAATTGCCCCATTGATATGTGTTATCTTGTCCACTTTTTTTGTATTCATAACACGTGCAGATAAACATGGAGTAGAAATT GTTAGAAACATTAAAAAAGGGATCAATCCTTCATCTGTTAAAGAAATATATTTCACCGGTGACTACCTTGGGAAAGGTTTTAGAATTGGTGTCATGGCAGGCATGATAGCACTAACT GAAGCTGTAGCAATTGGAAGAACATTTGCATCTGTGAAGGACTATCAACTGGATGGAAACAAAGAAATGGTAGCATTAGGAGCTATGAATGTTGTAGGTTCAATGACTTCATGTTATGTTGCAACTG GTTCTTTCTCTAGGTCAGCAGTGAATTTCATGGCTGGTTGTCAAACTGCAGTATCTAATATTGTGATGTCTGTAGTTGTGTTCTTAACCCTGGAATTCATCACTCCCCTTTTCCATTACACTCCAAATGCCATTCTTTCTTCAATCATCATTTCTGCTGTCATCAACCTTGTGGACTATCAGGCAGCTATTTTGATTTGGAAGATTGATAAATTTGATTTTGTTGCTTGCATGGGAGCATTCTTTGGTGTTGTTTTTGCCACTGTTGAGATAGGACTTCTAATTGCT GTTTCTATATCCTTTGCAAAGATTCTACTACAAGTTACAAGGCCTAGAACTTGTATTTTGGGGAAGATTCCTAGAACAACTGTGTATAGAAACATCCATCAATACCCAGAAGCTAGTAAGGTTCCAGGTGTACTTATTGTGAGAGTTGATTCTGCAATATATTTCTCCAACTCCAATTATGtcaaagaaag GATACTAAGATGGTTGATGgatgaagaagaacaaggaaAAGGAGATTACCAAACAAGAATCCAGTTTTTGATTGTTGAAATGTCAC CCGTTACTGACATAGACACCAGTGGCATCCATGCCCTTGAAGAGTTACACAGAAGTCTTGAGAAGAGAGATGTTGAG CTTGTTCTGGCAAATCCTGGCCCAGTGGTGATTGACAAGATTTACACATCAAAGCTTGCAAACATGATTGGTGAGAACAAGATCTTCCTCACAGTTGCAGAGGCAGTTGCATATTGTTCTCCAAAGCTAGCTGAGGACCcatga